The nucleotide window AAACCGTATGACCACTGACCAATCTCGAGGCCCCAGCCCCAGTCCCAAACTGCCATGTGGCTCGAAGGGCCGCCCAACGTACACTGAAACGATGCGCCAAACCCAAATAATTATTCGAGGCAAAGTTAATCAATTTCTTTCCATTGATTCTTACAATAGGACCTGAAATTTTCTCTACCGTTTTAAAAGAACGATAGCGGTTTTTGCCTTTTAAAATATTGAGCTCTTCTTTTAAAGAATTCATTGTCATAAAGATCCGCCATAAAAATGAGCCCACAGTCTACGGTCCACAGTCCATAGAAATAAATAATTCCTCTAAAACCATCGACTATTGACCGTCGACTGTGGACTGTAGCCTATTTTCATCCACTTGAGTTAACAAGAACGAAAAGCAAAATAAACTTCTATACTTTCCTCACTAAAATCCCTCCCACATGTCCCCCAAATCCATAGGCAAGACACACAAAAGTTTCAATCTTTTTTTCACGACCCTCTCGGGCCGTATAATCTAAATCACATTCTGGGTCCGATTTTTCCAAATTCAAAGTTGGAGGAATAAATTGATGTTTCATTGCCAAAAGCGACACAATGAGCTCTAAGGCTCCACTGGCCCCAACCACATGTCCTGTAAACGGTTTAGTCGCACTCAAAGAAATTTTTTTAGCCTCTCTACCAAAAAAAATTTTTAGCCCCCGTGTCTCAACTCGATCATTCCAGGGCGTCCCCGTTCCATGAAGATTGATATAATCTATTTTTTCTTTCGCCATCCCAGCTTTTTCAACAAGATTTTGCAACGCCTTTGCAACACTGTTCCCGCTTTCATCCATTTTGAGAGGATGATATAAATCAACTCCATTATAAACGCTCAAGATTTCCCCATAAATTTTTGCGTCTCTTTTAAGAGCATGTTTAAAAGACTCTAGAACAAGAACAGCGCATCCTTCCCCTAAAACCGTTCCAGATCGATGCTGATCAAATGGCCTTAAGAGTTGAGAAGGCTCATTCGTAGAAGAAAATTTAGCCATCATCCCCGAGCGTTGATAACCCTGAAGTAAAAAGGGATGAAGAACTGAATCACTGGCTCCTGCTAAAACCAAATCAGCCCTACCCTCCCTAATCCATCGAGCCCCCCATTCCACAGAATGAAGACCGGTTGCACAGGCTCCAACCAAATTCAATGCCGGACCCTGCGTTTGAAGCATAGAAATCAAAAAAGCATTCACTTGATGAAGAGAAAAACCGTCTTTCCCTTCCAACCAACGACAAACGTCCCCTTTACTCGTACTCACTGTTAAACCCACACGAGTCGGATCCATCGTCTCCAAATTGACTTGGGCATCTTGCAAGGCTTGAGAGCTCACTTGAAAGGCCCACTCTCGAGTTAAATGATCACGCCTATCCTCCGTCACAATCCCCGCTGGCCATTCAAATCCATTCTCACGAAACCATCGTATCCCGGATCGGCCCTGAACAATCGCCTCCCATACCTCATTTTGGTTCCGTCCAATCGCCGTTAAAAGCCCTACCCCTGTAATCACCACACGGGAAGGATAAGGAGAAATTTTCATAGGACTATTTCCATTATTCGTATTGAATAAGCGGGTGGCCCAAATCTGGGGCCCTTCCGCCCGCAAGATCTCAGTGGACGAAGGAAAAGGCACTCTACTCTCACTCTATCTTGAATTTCTTCTTATCCTGCAGAAAATATTTATCCGGACCCTTGTCGCTGGAACCACGAGATCTGAGGACGGAAAGGTCAGATTTGGGACAGGACCCGCCGACCTCTTCCAACTTACCTTTAATAATTAAAAACCCTGTCTTCCAGACTAAACACCTCCCCCGTCATAGCATGAAGTTCTGTAATCGCTCTAATCGACTCGGCCACATCCCTCAAAGACCTCTCCGACTTATTTCTCATAACATCCATCCCCTCCGTCATCCGAGTGGGTAAAAGTCCGGGAATCACCGCATTCACCTGAATATTTTTAGACCTGAGCTCTAGAGCTGCTACCTTTGTCAAAGCAAGAAGAGCTGCCTTTGACACCGCATAATTTGATTGCCCCCGATTTCCCGTCATTGCCACACGAGAAATAATATTGATGATATGTTTAGAAAAATTTCTCTCTTGCGATGGATTGGATTCCATCAGGGGAAGGACTCCCTGAATGCAATCAATAGGCCCCTTCAGATTGACCTGCATCACCTCATCCCAATCTTCCGACTTCATTAAAATAACATTTTGATCTCGAGTAATAGCTGCATTGTTGATTAAAACATCAACGACGACGCCTTCTTCTTTGAGAAAAGCAAAAAAAAACTTTACCTCTTTTGAATCTCCAATATTCACTTTAAAAAACTGGACATGCTGTCCTCTCATTTGAGCATTTTCACTCAAGATTTTTACTTCAGAATCTGACTGTCGATAAAGACCTATCACTTGATCGGCTTCCCCCGCAAAAACTTGAACCAATTCTGCCCCAAGCCCTCGCGAAGCACCGGTGATTAGGATGGTTCTTCGTATTTCGTTAATCTTCATTATCGCCACCCTCTTATTTCGGGCCACACAAGTGGACAAAAATCAAAATCCAAGTATCAAAATGCAAAATGACAATCCAAAACTCAAAATTTTTCCATGCGACGACATTGGGAACATTTTGGATTTTGATCTGTCATTTTGATTTTTGATATTTGATTTTTGGATTTTCATAATTGTTAAGTCTTTTTTAAGCAATGGTTAACATTCGGGGTAAAAAAATTTGCTTCGTGTTAAGCCTTCTCCTCCACCTGAGTCGCGATATCAAGTTGATGAACCCCCATATTCCTTAAAATATCTAACACTTTTACCATCTGCCCATAAGAAACATCTGTATCTCCCCTCAGTAAAACAGCGATATCCCCTTTCTTTTCCCTCGCGGCACGAATCCTTTCGGCAAGATCAGTAAGCTCCAATACCTCACGGTTCCAATAAAGGACGCCCGTCTTTGATACACTTAAATTCACCACATCTTGAGGCGTGTCAACTTTTTGTGAAGAGGCTTCAGGCAAGTTAAGATCAATACCGGATTCAATCACAGGGGCTAAGAGAATAAAGACAATCAAAAGCACCATGGTCACATCGACCAGATTGGTCACATTAATATCGCTTACAACTTTGCGTGAATGACGGGGGGTCATCACACCACCTCAACGCATGACATATTTTTTTTCAACGGCCGAAAGAAATTCCGAAGAAAAATTATCAGTTTTAAGAGAAAGAGTATTAATTTTTGTTTGGAAAAAATTGTAGGCGATGAGGGCGGGTATAGCGACTAAAAGCCCAATGACCGTTGTAATCAAAGCCATGGCAACACCTGGAGCTACAGCACTGATACTCGCCGTGCCCTTTCGGCTGATTCCCACAAAAGCAATCATAATCCCCCAAACCGTTCCTAAAAGACCTAGCAGAGGTCCGACCGAAGAAGTGGTGGCTAAAACTGAAAGAGATTTTTCAAGATTCATCATTTCTTCTGACGCAGCTCGGGATAGATATTTCTGGAGACTTTCTAACTCCAAAATAGAGATTTTAGGAGAAACCGCCTTTAAAGGGCTGTTCGAGATCATTTCCGTACTCTTTAAAATATTTTCAAGCTCTCGACATCCAATTTTATAGACCTTGACCAGAGGGGAGGGATCTTCTCTCCTTACATAAGTGTTGCGAAATAAATTTAAGGGGTCGACATGGTTTCCACGAAATTTTTCTAAAAATCCCTGAGACCCTTTCTCAATCGAGCGAAGCAATTTAATTTTATTGAGAAAAACCGCCCAGCAATACACGGAAAGAAAGACCAAAATGAGAATAATAACAATGGCAACAAAATCCAAATGAATGAGTGAGCCCATAATACCCTAGCTTAAGAAGTGGACGATCCCAAAAAGAATAACCGCGCAAAAACCAAAGATAAAAAAAGTCTTCAACCCCTGTTTAAAAATCTGCTTCAACCCCTTTTGATTGATTGCAGCCCACACAAATGAAACCACACAAGAGATGTAAAAAAAGAGCAGAGTGTTTTTTAAGAAGCCTGCTGACATGAAGTTCGATCCTCTCGAATAACGTCGATGAGATGAATCAGAAGAAGTAAATTGAGTGAACCCGATACCAAAATAAAAGTTGTTCCAACTTCATGATAAGAAAAATGATGTGACAGCTGTTGCAATAAGTTTAACAAAAATGGAACCCCATTAAAAAACTTAACGGTGTAGGCAAGAACCGTGAGAATATTCATTTCTTCCCATAGAATTCCCCCTCCCAGCATCATCCCAACTCCATAAAGAGGAACAATAGCAAAAAAGAAAAATAAGCCTAACCCTTTCTTTCCCATATAAAAATGACCTAACCCTGGAAAAAGATAACCTAAGAAAAACGCAAATGGATAACTTTTTTCCATTCCAAACCCCTTCAATAACCATTCAGAACAGCTATTTAATACGCATTTTTCTGATTAGAAAGTGTCTTCAATATTATTTTGATATCGAACAGTATAGACCAATTCTCTAAATAATAAAGATCATATTTCAAGCGTTCTGAAATGGACGTATTCCCACGCAACCCATTGACTTGAGCCCATCCGGTCATGCCTGATTTGATCTTGTGACGGGACATGTAACGGGGAACTCGCATTTTGAATTCATTCACAAAATGAGGGCGTTCAGGCCGAGGTCCGACTAAACTCATTTCCCCCTTTAGAACATTCCACAATTGAGGAAGTTCATCCAAATTATACTTTCTTAAAAAACGACCCAGGCCTGTCCGTCGAGGGTCATCTTCGGTCGCCCAGACGGGGCCTGACTTTTCTTCTGCATCCACTCGCATGGTCCTAAATTTAACAAGGGTGAAAACCTTTCCATCTTCCCCCACTCTTTCTTGACGGTAAAAAATCGGCCCCCACGAATCCTTCTTGACCCATGCTGCAAGCAAAATAAACACAGGAAATCCAACTGTAAGACCCAAGATTGAACCCAGAATATCCACCCCCCTTTTCCAAAATCGATTCATTGTCTTTTCCAATGGAAACTGTTTTAATCCCAGTAACGTCACCCCATAAAAATTTTCAATCTCGACTTGGCTGGTCAACATTTCAAAAAGATTGGGAATCATTCGAAAATGAGCCATTTCTTTTTCACAATCAAAAATAATTTCAATAATTTTGCTCTGTTCTAACTCTGAAATGGTTAAAATAACTTCATCAACTTTTTTTTTGCTTAGAATTTGAGGAAGATCCGAAAGAGATCCTAAGATAGGAGCAAGATCCTTCTTAGAAAATTCATGTGAAGAATCAGAAAGAGCTCCAAGAACTTCATAAAATTCGCCATAAGCTTTTAAACCATTCATCACCTTTTCTGACAACTCATTTGTTCCAAGAACCAATACCCTTTTCTTAAGCCCTAAACGTTGGTAAAGAGAACGGTCTAATTTTTCAAGAAGTTTTCTCCCCATCAGAATAGTCAAACAGCATAAAAACCAAGCCACCACAACTAACATTCTTGAATAAGAAACATCACGATAAACAAAGGTAATAGCCATAAGAACCATCATTCCCAAACCTACTGCCTTAATGACTTGAGAAGATCGAACCCCACGAACAAGACCCTTTTTCCCGTACAAATTCATGGACTTGAAAATCAGCAGCATGACAATCGTTGCTGCAGGAAAGTTCTCTAGATAAAGGTGAAAAGAAGGAATTCCCCGAGTCACTTCTAAAAGGCCTGAATGAAACCGGATCCAAAAAGCCAAATAAAAAGTAAGGTAGAAGATTAACCCATCTACCAACACTTGCCCTATTCCCATTCCAAAATCAACCCATCGAGGCTTAGCCATAGAATGACTGTTAGTTCTAATACGTTATCTCTCACTCGTTAAAAGAAATATTATTTTTTCGGAAAAATTCTTTAAACTTTTGCTGAAAAATTTCTGTTCGAAATTGAAACGCATTTTGACGCAGAGCTTCTCTATCATAGGGTGTACCTTTAAATTTTTCAAGGGCTTGAACAAGAGCATTTGGAGTCTGATCATCAAAAAAGAGTCCTGTTTCACCTTCTTTAACGGTTTCAAGTACACCCCCCTTCCGAAAGGCAATGACAGGAGTGCCGCAAGCCTGGGCCTCAAGCGGGGTAATGCCAAAATCTTCTTCTCCAGGA belongs to Chlamydiota bacterium and includes:
- a CDS encoding beta-ketoacyl-[acyl-carrier-protein] synthase family protein — protein: MKISPYPSRVVITGVGLLTAIGRNQNEVWEAIVQGRSGIRWFRENGFEWPAGIVTEDRRDHLTREWAFQVSSQALQDAQVNLETMDPTRVGLTVSTSKGDVCRWLEGKDGFSLHQVNAFLISMLQTQGPALNLVGACATGLHSVEWGARWIREGRADLVLAGASDSVLHPFLLQGYQRSGMMAKFSSTNEPSQLLRPFDQHRSGTVLGEGCAVLVLESFKHALKRDAKIYGEILSVYNGVDLYHPLKMDESGNSVAKALQNLVEKAGMAKEKIDYINLHGTGTPWNDRVETRGLKIFFGREAKKISLSATKPFTGHVVGASGALELIVSLLAMKHQFIPPTLNLEKSDPECDLDYTAREGREKKIETFVCLAYGFGGHVGGILVRKV
- a CDS encoding SDR family NAD(P)-dependent oxidoreductase, producing MKINEIRRTILITGASRGLGAELVQVFAGEADQVIGLYRQSDSEVKILSENAQMRGQHVQFFKVNIGDSKEVKFFFAFLKEEGVVVDVLINNAAITRDQNVILMKSEDWDEVMQVNLKGPIDCIQGVLPLMESNPSQERNFSKHIINIISRVAMTGNRGQSNYAVSKAALLALTKVAALELRSKNIQVNAVIPGLLPTRMTEGMDVMRNKSERSLRDVAESIRAITELHAMTGEVFSLEDRVFNY
- a CDS encoding biopolymer transporter ExbD, whose product is MTPRHSRKVVSDINVTNLVDVTMVLLIVFILLAPVIESGIDLNLPEASSQKVDTPQDVVNLSVSKTGVLYWNREVLELTDLAERIRAAREKKGDIAVLLRGDTDVSYGQMVKVLDILRNMGVHQLDIATQVEEKA
- a CDS encoding MotA/TolQ/ExbB proton channel family protein, with the translated sequence MGSLIHLDFVAIVIILILVFLSVYCWAVFLNKIKLLRSIEKGSQGFLEKFRGNHVDPLNLFRNTYVRREDPSPLVKVYKIGCRELENILKSTEMISNSPLKAVSPKISILELESLQKYLSRAASEEMMNLEKSLSVLATTSSVGPLLGLLGTVWGIMIAFVGISRKGTASISAVAPGVAMALITTVIGLLVAIPALIAYNFFQTKINTLSLKTDNFSSEFLSAVEKKYVMR
- a CDS encoding undecaprenyl-phosphate glucose phosphotransferase produces the protein MAKPRWVDFGMGIGQVLVDGLIFYLTFYLAFWIRFHSGLLEVTRGIPSFHLYLENFPAATIVMLLIFKSMNLYGKKGLVRGVRSSQVIKAVGLGMMVLMAITFVYRDVSYSRMLVVVAWFLCCLTILMGRKLLEKLDRSLYQRLGLKKRVLVLGTNELSEKVMNGLKAYGEFYEVLGALSDSSHEFSKKDLAPILGSLSDLPQILSKKKVDEVILTISELEQSKIIEIIFDCEKEMAHFRMIPNLFEMLTSQVEIENFYGVTLLGLKQFPLEKTMNRFWKRGVDILGSILGLTVGFPVFILLAAWVKKDSWGPIFYRQERVGEDGKVFTLVKFRTMRVDAEEKSGPVWATEDDPRRTGLGRFLRKYNLDELPQLWNVLKGEMSLVGPRPERPHFVNEFKMRVPRYMSRHKIKSGMTGWAQVNGLRGNTSISERLKYDLYYLENWSILFDIKIILKTLSNQKNAY